The Buteo buteo chromosome 3, bButBut1.hap1.1, whole genome shotgun sequence genomic sequence TCCCCAAGCCCTTTCTAGGAACTCCGCACGCTGGGGTGCCTCTCTCATACGAATGCATGCAGTTTGGGGAATAAACACATTGAGTTAGACAGGTGTGTGCAGCTGCAAGGCTACAGTCCTGTTGGGATCACAGAGATCTGGTGGGATGGCACCCATGACTGGAGAGTTGCAATGGAGGGATATGGactctttaggaaggacaggatGGGAAGACAAGGAGGGGGGGTTGCCCTTTATGTGAGAGAGCAGGTGAAGTACATGgagcttttaaataaatcacaAGTGAAGACtaccagtttttcttttccatggtaTAGTTTTGCAACATATCAACCAGGAATGAGCCACATTCTGTTTGTACATGACATTTTGAGACTGCTGGACTGCTTTATCCAGCACCACAGGCACCCCCTCTTTGAGCTTTCCTTTAACCACACAGcagagcacagaagaaaataattacgTGGACTGATCCAAGGGGTGTTTGTGACCTGTGAAATCAACTCAATCCTGGAGAAGAAACTACCTTATACCATTGTGTTTACACAACATTCCCTTATCTGTGAGCCACCTTAAACAGGGGACCTACCTTATCTGAACCCATGAGTCCCATGAGTTCTGAGACTGCAACatgcttctttattttaaaatagaaaatacaaataaattacCTAAACCAGATATCAAGACATTTACAATTCCAGTCACTACCAGTTCCCTTCTCACCTGGACCTGAAAGAAGAGCTTTAATCTTTCTCAATCTTCACAACCAGCTCTCCAGTACTAATTGCTACAATCTGCCCCTGTTTCCCTAGCCTAATCACTAAACCAGGAGTAACCCAGCCAGCTTCctaaaaaccaacaaacacacAACCATGCAAAATAAGCCAGAAAGAGCTTCTGCAGAAGAAGGTCATAGCCATAAAAggcagaaacaagaaagaaaggacaaaactATCTTCTGCTTTCACCTCTATTACATAGAAAATTCTTTTGATGGGCAGTGGACACCAAATCAAAGGGgtcaatgaggaaaaaaaaaaaaaaaaccaactgaaaaaaaaccctgattgGACAGAAAAATGGATGAAGTAGAAATATGAGTAAGTAGCTCACTAACAGATAGCAGACAGCTCCCAGCTGCATCATACACAACCTCTGAGAGACGCTCTCTTGGCCTTTGCAGCAGTCAAAAAAATCTCTATCGAtgcagctcctctgctgtgGAATAATATATTCAGACTCAGCTGGCATGAATTAACACTGCTTTGGATTTTTCCTCCACACCAGACCACTCTTTTATCCAAATCTCCATGACCTCTGCTCCTGTCTCAAATCAGTCAAAATTTTGCACACACATACTGACAGAAGTAGCATGGCTATATTTACTGCAATTCTGAACAAAACCATGCTAAACAAGAATGAAAATTCATTTGTGAATAGAATTCATTTATCCTAGAAACAAAGTTATATATTGTAATCCTTTAGGTTGCTCAGTTTTAATGCACGCTAAATTTATAGACTCTAATTATTTCACAAGGAACCATTTCTCTATATCATATTTGACCTATATTATTGTTTCCTAACTAAATACACATTGAAAGACTTGTATGGCACCAATGCATGAACAGAATAAGTTTTTACAGTTTCAGTTAATGTCAAGGTGCAGCAAACCTGAATACTAAGTAGGTGACTAAATGCTTAGTATACCTAGCCATATCTTGCAGAGTTATATTAATGCAACTCATATATTGAAGATGAACTCTTAAAGTAAAGAGAGAAGGTCGTCCTGATTTCTAATATGAATCCTGTTTTTCTGAGTTTCTGTTTCTCAATCACTGGCAACTCCCATATTATATGCtatataaaaaagcatttttaatatatcttaAATTAGTGCAGAAGTATACTATCAATGTTCCTGCTACTGAAATAAGATCTCTGGCACTAATTTTCTGATTCCTAGAACTGCTTCTCCCTCTAAAATGTGATATGCATCACTATGACAGTTTTAACACTGGTTGGAtttgttgtggcttttttttttttgatgccaCATAGTAAAGTAAACATCTCTCATTTGTTTAGTTCAAATAACCAAAGGAGTGACAAGACACAACCTAATGATAAAGTCTGAGATTATCCTATAGACTTATATTCTCCTTTTGAGTTGTCAAAATATATAACAAGCATTGCtagtaaatacagaaattatctTGACAGCTTTTGGATGTAGgatagaaattaatttgaaatatatattcTAGGAAATCAAATCTAATTTTTCATCCATTGCTATTCAGCCTCTGTGCTCCATCAGTCCAGCTGAACTCTAGGgttaaaatatgattttaaaaatgtaattaattattGGACTTCTCTTTAGCACTACATAaaacttaaaaggaaattttttattcTACTTCACTCTTAAAGATTTCCTTCCCACATAATTAACCCCTGAAGCTGTTTCCACAAAAAGGGACCagttaaaaaagagaagaatactGAGAATAAGTAAATCACCACAAGGATTCTATCAGTTAGATTAGGAACCCACAGCATTTTAAGCATAACCACATTCATAATGATCACATTATGCATGAATCTTGCTGTAAACATCACCTCTCAGCTCTgttgaatgatttttttcagccattAATTACTCGCGAGATGTTCTGTGCTCTCTCAAAGGATATTCCTCTTCTACATAGGGTTGTTAGTAACTATCATTTTTCATCAAGGTTTGATACTATGCAATTGCATCAAAAACATGTAGTTTGTTCtaaaaactttaaatttttattactgtataATTTGTTGGGATGAGTCTGATTACAAAGGCTTAAAATAAGAATTGAACATggtagaatcacagaataatttaggttatAGGTTAGGTTTAGATGGTTGGAGACAACAATTATTTTCCCCCAACCCCCaggccttctcttctccatgcaGAACAAAGCCAGTTCCCTCAACATCTCCTCACCTGTAACATGCAGCAGCCTCCTAACCACCTCAATGGCCCTCCACTGCACTTAGCTGCAGCTTCTCAATGTCTTTCTCTTACCAGAGAGCCCAAATTGTGTGGTATCATGATGGCCAAATAGAGAATAACTgcttcccttgacctgctgacTACACACTTGCTGACACAGCAAGGACGTGCTTAGCCTTCGCCATTAGGAGGGCTCTCTGCTCACTGATGGTCAGCTTGTTCTCTGCCAGGTACTCTAcattcttttctgcaaaactgctcCCTAGTGAGGCAGTGCCCAACCTCTGctgttgtgtggtttttttccatctcagaCACAAGAGATTTTTACCTTTTAGAACTTAACATGGTTTCTGCTAGTCCATTTCTGAACAGCCACCCTGCCCTCCAGCATACTGACCACCCTGCCCAGTTTGGTAACATCCGTGAACTTTTCTGGGGGTGTGCCCCATCCTATCATTTGGGTCCCTAAAGAAGACACTAAAAAGTATCAGCCCCAGTACAGACTCCTGAAAAATGCTCCTAATAACCGACCGCTAGTTAGAAGTTCAATTGCTGACTGCTGCTCTTTGAACCCACCTATTCAACATAGCTGTGCTGAAGGCTTTGTTGAAAGTCCAGGTAAACAACACCCATCGTCATCTCCTCATCCACACAGTAGTCATCTCATCACAGAAGGCAACCAGGTTGGTCAGACATGATTTTCCCTTGGTGAATCTAAGTGGGTTGCTCCAAAACACTTTCTTGTCCTTTGTGTTCCTGGAAATGGCTTCCAGGAGGATTTCCCCCACAAtcttcccagggactgaagtGTGACGGAGCAGTTTGTAGTTCCCTGCGTTGTCTTGCCATTTCTCCAGGTGAGTATGACATGCCTTTTGCAGTCACCAGAGGCCTTCCCCAGTGATTATGAGTAGAGGgtcacagattttatttctttaggtTATCTACTATATTACTGCAATAAGTACACACTGTGGCTGAGGTCCTCCAATAACATCtccacataaaaatatttctgcctgtTTAGAACACCAGAAAGAGAATcatagtattttttattattattattattttttactgcATTGGTGCTATTATGATGTTGCTCAgtatttgtgttctgttttgtttggacTATGCCATGGCTGAtcttaaaataaagctgaaatattGTGAAAGTTTTCAGTAGACTTCAGTAGAAATTCCTATTTCAGTAGGATTTCTGAGGGAATAAGACAATTCTAAAACAACACTGGAAGGTCACAAAGCTTCTCCATAGAAACATATGtgcaaacaatgaaaaatagctGAATTAGTTTAATCATGattaaattagtattttctaaTTGGGATTACTTGGGTAgataggaaagggaaaagggcgCTCATGGTACTATCTGCATTAAATCACTGGAAATAAAAGACCAAATGAAAAGATGGTCACCAGGAGTTTTGATCccattcaaaattaaaaatatacttcttGGAGAAAGTTTCCAAAACTATATTCCCTTTGGGGCAACTGTGCCTAAGTCTTTGGGTCAGAAAACCTGACTCAAATGCTGGCTTCTAATAAACTTCATAGCAAAGGTGACATTTTCATTGCTTGGCTTGTGAAACTATAAAGTATGCAGAAAAGGGATCAAAACTCCATCATAAACCTGCAGCATAGTACTGACACCATTCTCATGGGAGCGCACAGGTGTGTAAACACCTTTTCTTCTCAAATCTTTCCATAAAGGAAGTCAAGAATCACAAAGCAGACAGTGTACTCTGTGTGGTGAAGTATCATATGCTATATTATGTAGCTAGtagtacaaaataaaataagacacAGCACTAGAAAGCATAACCACAGTGAAGCAAAGctacttttctttgtttgttcttttttatctgtttagtcattaatttatttgcttGGATTTTCATATTTGTGATATCCTGCTAATCTAGGTAATTATGCATCAGAATATGGGACAATCAGAGCCAGACCATGTTTATCTCTCGCTCCATGGTGTTACCTTAGAGATATTAAACAGTTTTGCCAAATTATTTGCCAAAAGATGCATGTATTACATTATTAGCAATTTATTAGTAATTAGTATTAATGTATGTGGTCAGTACTGCTGGCAACACCACAAAATAAGTTGTTTACGCTTCTGATTTAAGGGGTGCAAAATTTTATCAATTGTACTGCGAGCCCATAGTATTCCATCTCGtttaagaggcaaaaaaaaaaaataaaactgacgTGAGACTGATTTTACACcatgtgctttttgaaaaaaaaacaggataaTCAGGAACTCTGTACTACTCTCTAAAAAAGATTGCTTCCCCGGGGTTATATTCAAGCCTGTCATTATCACACTCCCGTGCATGTGTCCTGCTTCACTCCGATACCCACACCccgtggaaaaaaaacctgccttttcGCGGCAAGACGCGCAGCATCACCTGCCAGCTAGGCgctgcccgctccccgcccgccggcagcccccggcaccAGGCGGGCGGTGGATGCTGagcgctcagccccagccccacaagCAGATGCGACTTCAGGTAATCGCCCAAACCTCTTCCCAGCCCCCGACTTTTTAAACCATCCTCTCCGCGGTTCGTGTTCCCTATCTCTTGCTACCTAGATCGAGACGGGCACGCCTTTAACTCTCAGGATCAAGCAAAGAAGCGGCACCGGCATCCCCCTCCCCCGCACGGACCCGGgacccgcagccccccccctgCACGGACCCGGGACCCCCAGACTCCCCCCGCACGGACCCgggacccccagaccccccgccccgctccccaccCCGCGGGATCCCCTCCACGGCAGCCAGCCTGGCAGAGGTCAGTgcatccttccttcccttccgAAGCGCTCGGCCCCGTCGGGAAAGGAGGGTGGTTTGcggttttttttgggggggagcaTCCCAAAGGcgccgcttccccccccccgagggTGGGAGTCCCGCCGGCAGCTTCGGCCGCCCACCCCGCCGCCCCTCCTCTGGGCGCCGCGGAGGGGCGGCGGGGTGGGCGGCCGAAGCTGCCGGCGGGGGGGGACCATCCCCGCTTCGACGGGACCCTCCGCCGCTGGCTGAGCCCTCGGCGGTCTCCTCTTGCTCCCCGCAGGGGTCTCACCAGTTTTCCCCCACTTCCGAGTCATCCCCATCGCCAGTGGGCCCGGTCACCCTCTCCTGCGGCCATGGAGAACTCCTCCCGCCCTGACACCAATTCCTCATGTGCAGACTGCGCCGGGAGAGGGGATGGGGGTCTGAATATGTCCGCTCCCCTACTGAGCCCCAGCTTCTACGTCACGGTGCCCGTTATCTACTCAGTCATCTGTGCCGTGGGGCTGACAGGCAACACCGCCGTCATCTATGTAATCCTCAAAGCCCCGAAGATGAAAACGGTCACCAACATCTTCATCCTCAACCTGGCCATTGCTGACGAGCTCTTTACCTTGGTGCTGCCCATCAACATTGCTGACTACCTGCTCCTGCAGTGGCCCTTTGGAGAGTTCATGTGCAAGCTCATCATCTCCATAGACCAGTACAACACCTTCTCCAGCATCTACTTCCTCACCGTCATGAGCATTGACCGCTACCTGGTTGTGGTGGCCACCACCAAGTCCAGGAAGATGTCCTACCGCACCTACCGAGCAGCCAAGATTGTGAGCCTCTGCGTCTGGTCCCTCGTCACTGTCATCATCCTGCCTTTCACTGTCTTTGCTAAGATACACAAGGAGCAGGGGCGCTCCCAGTGCGTCTTCGTGTTCCCCCACCCGGAGAGCATGTGGTGGAAAGGCAGTCGGATCTATACCCTTATTTTAGGCTTTGCCATCCCAGTGTCCACCATCTGCATCCTCTACACCACCATGCTGTGCAAATTGAGACGCGTGCACCTCCACTGCAATGCAAAAGCCCTggacaaagccaaaaaaaaggtGACGCTGATGGTGGTTGTCATCCTGGCTGTGTGCCTGTTCTGCTGGACGCCCTATCACCTTAGCACGGTGGTGGCCCTCACCACAGACATCCCACAAACTCCGCTCATCATTGGGATTTCCTACTTCATCACTAGCCTGAGTTATGCCAACAGCTGCTTCAACCCTTTCCTGTATGCCTTTCTGGACGACAGTTTCCGGAGGAGCTTTCGCAAACTGATAGATTGCAGAACCACCTCATAAAGTCAACCCTCTGTCCCCTCCTGTGCCCCTCTCACGGTCATCTGCTCTTCCTGGGGGACTCCAGCCCAAAGAATGCTTTCTCTCCAGCCTCCTCGTGATGGCCCACAGGGCTTCAGATTGTCTCACTATCCAAGACACAAACTGGGGACAGGGCGATCTTTCTCAACTTTCCTGCATTCATTTCCTCAGCACTGCTCTCCATCccttgcctt encodes the following:
- the NPBWR1 gene encoding neuropeptides B/W receptor type 1; this translates as MENSSRPDTNSSCADCAGRGDGGLNMSAPLLSPSFYVTVPVIYSVICAVGLTGNTAVIYVILKAPKMKTVTNIFILNLAIADELFTLVLPINIADYLLLQWPFGEFMCKLIISIDQYNTFSSIYFLTVMSIDRYLVVVATTKSRKMSYRTYRAAKIVSLCVWSLVTVIILPFTVFAKIHKEQGRSQCVFVFPHPESMWWKGSRIYTLILGFAIPVSTICILYTTMLCKLRRVHLHCNAKALDKAKKKVTLMVVVILAVCLFCWTPYHLSTVVALTTDIPQTPLIIGISYFITSLSYANSCFNPFLYAFLDDSFRRSFRKLIDCRTTS